A region of Streptomyces sp. NBC_01788 DNA encodes the following proteins:
- a CDS encoding GNAT family N-acetyltransferase: MQAVPAVQADLPAWLRLAGEVEDLFGPMVDDPQFREAVERNIKRGTALCVRDTPDVPGGALAGGLLMSVHSPRYEISWLAVGGAWRGRGIGGLLVRSALRDLAVAPGTVEVTTFGPDHPGRDARGFYEHLGFAPVLPLSADGTRQTYRLRLSEG; encoded by the coding sequence ATGCAGGCTGTTCCCGCCGTCCAGGCCGATCTTCCCGCATGGCTGCGCCTGGCGGGCGAGGTCGAGGATCTGTTCGGTCCCATGGTCGACGATCCGCAGTTCCGGGAGGCCGTGGAACGCAACATCAAGCGCGGGACCGCCCTGTGCGTACGCGATACGCCGGACGTGCCCGGCGGCGCGCTCGCCGGCGGGCTGCTGATGTCGGTTCATTCCCCGCGGTACGAGATCAGCTGGCTGGCGGTCGGCGGCGCCTGGCGGGGCCGGGGCATCGGTGGACTGCTGGTTCGCTCCGCCCTACGCGACCTCGCTGTCGCTCCGGGCACGGTCGAGGTGACGACGTTCGGGCCGGACCACCCTGGCCGGGACGCCCGTGGCTTTTACGAACACCTCGGCTTCGCACCTGTCCTGCCCCTGTCGGCGGACGGCACGCGCCAGACCTACCGACTCCGCCTGTCGGAGGGGTGA
- a CDS encoding glycosyltransferase, which produces MIRASRLLAAAYTARALYMTASLALSYRDLRTEADRAEEELPEETPGLTVIIPALREQAVMPRSLEHFAALAARWPTLRVLVVTAAREAAETPSGRPTTEDVCRNLAHQHNTRLGREVFAVVSYPGQGRRASQLNYAVAALDKLSPPAGDYVAVFDADAVPDARLASQFARAAKGRPAMIQQPMLPAFPGSSSGRRSAVMSGQDLAAFRRTLGIEYRRIRVARWCAPGRRPRLLAALARPMVYGVGSGLIVRRDKIEDIGFFQEPHDDLAVGHRLSMAGEPIAVLPSVNIVEPYQSVGAMARAFSSVAFANAATRHDYRFAKAHPTRLSAAGQRLLAARALADGAAWALGPAVMGAAATHLVVKRRYEPLVAAALAAGLLEPVVAYRLRGRVLDDFRAPGPADGTWRQPPPAAAVATYMLQPAVSALGPWLLGVRASAAQLTGRELRFTKTEHLGEIAPEPRGGTVHG; this is translated from the coding sequence GTGATCCGCGCCAGCCGGCTGCTCGCCGCCGCCTACACCGCCAGGGCCCTCTACATGACGGCCTCCCTGGCCCTGTCCTACCGAGACCTGCGCACCGAGGCCGACCGTGCCGAGGAGGAACTTCCCGAGGAGACGCCGGGCCTGACGGTGATCATTCCTGCGCTGCGGGAACAGGCAGTGATGCCCCGCTCGCTGGAGCACTTCGCCGCTCTCGCCGCCCGGTGGCCGACGTTGCGCGTCCTGGTCGTCACCGCGGCACGCGAGGCTGCCGAGACCCCCAGCGGCCGGCCAACCACCGAAGACGTGTGCCGGAACCTGGCTCACCAGCACAACACCAGGCTCGGCAGGGAGGTCTTCGCCGTCGTGTCCTACCCGGGGCAGGGCCGCCGGGCCTCCCAGCTCAACTACGCCGTGGCGGCGTTGGACAAGCTGTCCCCGCCCGCCGGGGACTACGTTGCGGTGTTCGACGCCGACGCGGTTCCCGATGCCCGGCTTGCCTCCCAGTTCGCCCGGGCCGCGAAGGGGCGGCCCGCGATGATCCAGCAGCCGATGCTGCCCGCATTCCCCGGCAGTAGCAGTGGGCGGCGCTCGGCGGTGATGTCCGGCCAGGATCTTGCCGCGTTCCGCCGTACCCTGGGCATCGAGTACCGCCGTATCCGAGTGGCCCGCTGGTGTGCTCCCGGCAGGCGCCCCCGGCTGCTGGCCGCGCTCGCGCGCCCGATGGTCTACGGGGTGGGCTCCGGGCTCATCGTGCGCCGAGACAAGATCGAGGACATCGGGTTCTTCCAGGAACCGCACGATGACCTCGCCGTCGGTCACCGCCTGAGCATGGCCGGCGAGCCGATCGCAGTTCTGCCCTCGGTCAACATCGTCGAGCCGTACCAGAGCGTGGGGGCGATGGCGCGGGCGTTCAGCAGCGTGGCCTTCGCGAACGCCGCGACCCGCCACGACTACCGCTTCGCCAAAGCGCACCCCACCCGTCTCTCGGCTGCCGGGCAGCGACTCCTGGCGGCCCGCGCCCTGGCCGATGGTGCGGCCTGGGCGCTGGGACCGGCGGTGATGGGCGCCGCCGCCACCCACCTGGTGGTGAAGCGGCGGTACGAGCCGCTGGTGGCCGCCGCTCTGGCAGCGGGCCTCCTCGAGCCGGTTGTGGCCTACCGGCTGCGCGGACGCGTCCTCGACGACTTCCGAGCGCCCGGCCCTGCCGACGGGACATGGCGGCAACCGCCCCCCGCCGCGGCCGTCGCCACCTACATGCTGCAGCCCGCGGTGAGCGCGCTGGGTCCGTGGCTGCTGGGCGTGCGCGCGAGTGCCGCCCAACTGACCGGACGGGAACTGAGGTTCACCAAGACCGAGCACCTGGGCGAGATCGCCCCCGAACCCCGAGGAGGCACCGTTCATGGGTGA
- a CDS encoding protein-tyrosine phosphatase family protein — translation MGAELRLDAHPVTSWLLLGAAPDSTRAVDELLDWGVTHVLACRTPRPMPPPAAICPSLVWCSAPTEDDGASRGTDWYSACLAFAERAAREENARLYVHCAAGVNRSPAAAYTILRSRGWTASAARSRILACRAQARPRYFEDAEQCLAELGLVEQERA, via the coding sequence ATGGGCGCTGAACTCCGCCTCGACGCCCATCCGGTCACGAGCTGGCTCCTGCTCGGCGCCGCGCCCGACAGCACACGCGCCGTGGACGAGCTCCTCGACTGGGGCGTCACGCACGTCCTGGCCTGCCGGACCCCGCGCCCGATGCCACCGCCCGCGGCCATCTGTCCCAGCCTGGTGTGGTGTTCGGCGCCCACCGAGGACGACGGCGCCTCGCGCGGCACCGACTGGTACTCCGCCTGCCTGGCCTTCGCCGAACGGGCAGCACGCGAGGAGAACGCCCGGCTGTACGTCCACTGCGCGGCCGGAGTGAACCGCTCCCCGGCCGCCGCGTACACGATTCTGCGCTCGCGCGGATGGACAGCGTCCGCCGCACGGTCCCGCATCCTGGCCTGCCGTGCCCAAGCCCGCCCCCGCTACTTCGAGGACGCCGAACAGTGCCTGGCCGAACTGGGCCTCGTCGAACAGGAGAGAGCGTGA
- a CDS encoding restriction endonuclease, which yields MKQLTAMSANGFEQACADLLARDGFVRARRVGGSGDLGADVVAWDVDGRKIVAQCKQYTAPVGSGAVQKCNGTARPEHGADVAVIVALNGFTKPATEFAERHDIALIGRPELKRWAHGEHLYAVVDEQHSPA from the coding sequence ATGAAACAGCTCACCGCGATGAGCGCGAACGGCTTCGAGCAGGCGTGCGCCGACCTGCTCGCCCGGGACGGGTTCGTACGGGCCCGCCGGGTCGGCGGCTCCGGAGACTTGGGGGCGGACGTCGTGGCCTGGGATGTAGACGGCCGCAAGATCGTTGCGCAATGCAAGCAATACACCGCGCCGGTCGGGTCCGGGGCGGTGCAGAAGTGCAACGGCACCGCGCGTCCCGAGCACGGTGCCGACGTCGCCGTCATCGTCGCTCTCAACGGATTCACCAAGCCCGCAACCGAGTTCGCCGAGCGGCACGACATCGCCCTCATCGGACGGCCGGAGCTCAAGCGCTGGGCACATGGCGAGCACCTCTACGCCGTCGTCGACGAACAGCACTCCCCGGCGTAG
- a CDS encoding DUF397 domain-containing protein produces the protein MNKNELDPSWVESQLRDAQWQTSSSGGQTCVQVAFLDQGIVALRDSKNIGKVPPHLFTDAEYDAFIGGILRGELRRN, from the coding sequence ATGAACAAGAACGAGCTCGACCCGTCCTGGGTCGAGTCCCAGCTGCGCGACGCCCAGTGGCAGACCAGTAGCAGCGGCGGCCAGACCTGCGTCCAGGTCGCCTTCCTCGACCAGGGCATCGTGGCCCTGCGCGACTCGAAGAACATCGGTAAGGTCCCGCCGCACTTGTTCACCGACGCCGAATACGACGCGTTCATCGGCGGCATCCTCCGCGGCGAACTCCGGCGCAACTGA
- a CDS encoding protoporphyrinogen/coproporphyrinogen oxidase: MKSTRAGTAIPVVILGGGPCGLACAHELQRLGHRDWVLLEAAQTVGGLGSSVVDEAGFTWDLGGHVVFSTVKSFDALLDELFAPHELLRHERSSFVRHSGRWVPYPFQQHLHHLPVAQAQKCLDDLAMAQARGPASSGTDFGVWLEATYGPALVKEFFAPYNHKVWATALSEMSSSWIAERVAPADTSAPRRRAASGTTSTSRWGPNAQFAFPALGGTGAIWKRLASRLRGDVRTGQAVLRINEAAKTLLTSDGSILSYGSLVATGALDQLVAMTAGAPAQVRQAATALKHTTVAMVGLGYESPTTDRRSWLYFPGGETPFYRATNFSRYAPANVPDSDPGRYSAWMTETSLPARTLLDAAGLVEECDTALRRCGLVPDRAQRVSSHVELIPYAYPVPTTGRDTALARIQPWLESHEIYSRGRFGTWRYEIGNMDHAVTMGQDIARRLVHGTAERIYAAPRPTAREAMHGR, translated from the coding sequence GTGAAGAGCACCAGAGCAGGCACCGCCATCCCGGTGGTGATCTTGGGTGGGGGACCGTGCGGACTCGCATGCGCTCACGAACTCCAGCGCCTCGGTCACCGCGACTGGGTACTGCTGGAGGCCGCGCAGACGGTCGGGGGCTTAGGATCCTCGGTCGTCGACGAGGCCGGCTTCACCTGGGATCTCGGCGGTCACGTCGTGTTCTCCACGGTGAAGAGCTTCGACGCGTTACTGGACGAGCTGTTCGCGCCGCATGAGCTGCTGCGCCATGAGCGCTCCTCGTTTGTCCGGCACAGCGGACGGTGGGTGCCCTACCCCTTCCAGCAGCACCTGCACCACCTCCCCGTGGCCCAAGCCCAGAAGTGCCTGGACGATCTGGCCATGGCCCAGGCCCGCGGCCCGGCCTCTTCGGGAACGGACTTCGGCGTGTGGCTGGAGGCCACCTACGGTCCGGCCCTGGTGAAGGAGTTCTTCGCCCCGTACAACCACAAGGTATGGGCCACCGCCCTGAGCGAGATGTCCTCCTCCTGGATAGCGGAGCGGGTCGCGCCCGCCGACACCAGTGCGCCGCGAAGGAGGGCGGCGTCGGGAACGACGTCAACGAGCCGGTGGGGCCCCAACGCACAGTTCGCCTTCCCGGCGTTGGGCGGCACCGGCGCGATCTGGAAGCGGCTGGCCTCCCGCCTACGCGGCGATGTCCGGACGGGCCAGGCTGTCCTGCGCATCAATGAGGCGGCGAAAACCCTGCTGACCTCTGACGGCAGCATCCTTTCCTACGGGAGCCTGGTGGCCACCGGCGCGCTCGATCAGCTCGTCGCGATGACGGCCGGGGCACCCGCGCAGGTACGCCAGGCCGCCACGGCCCTGAAACACACCACCGTGGCCATGGTGGGCCTCGGCTACGAGTCGCCGACCACCGACCGGCGTTCGTGGCTGTACTTCCCCGGCGGCGAGACACCGTTCTACCGGGCAACGAACTTCTCCCGGTATGCACCGGCCAACGTCCCGGACTCCGACCCGGGCCGGTACTCGGCCTGGATGACCGAGACGTCGCTGCCCGCAAGAACCCTCCTCGATGCGGCCGGCCTGGTCGAGGAGTGCGACACCGCCCTGCGGCGCTGCGGCCTGGTCCCCGACCGTGCCCAGCGCGTCAGCAGCCACGTGGAGCTGATCCCGTACGCCTACCCGGTCCCGACCACCGGCCGGGACACGGCCCTCGCGCGCATCCAGCCCTGGCTGGAGAGCCACGAGATCTACTCGCGCGGACGCTTCGGCACCTGGCGCTACGAGATCGGCAACATGGACCACGCCGTCACCATGGGCCAGGACATCGCCCGGCGGCTCGTCCACGGTACCGCCGAGAGGATCTACGCCGCTCCCCGCCCGACGGCCCGGGAGGCGATGCATGGGCGCTGA
- a CDS encoding helix-turn-helix domain-containing protein — protein sequence MPVEPTPRRRRLGAELRRIREALGWTQEEAARRLGYQSLSTVSKIEKGVQGLKIQQLPHFFEVYQIDDPALRDELRNLVRRAGEADWWQRYEGVVDDPLGDYLSLVESASSLFVFNPVAIHGLLQTPEYARAVTEGSRAWKTPEDIDRFVAMRQEHQKNMLERDPVLKIWAVLPEGLLRQEVGGKAVMRAQIEHLIGLARTDPNITIQVLPYRAGAHAGMDGHFMLMSFPTGRDLVCIESIRALLHLNEPETAEVYRTTSDLLKSDALSQKASVPLLTIIAKDLA from the coding sequence ATGCCGGTTGAGCCGACCCCGCGACGCCGACGCCTGGGCGCGGAGCTCCGGCGCATCCGCGAAGCCCTGGGCTGGACGCAGGAGGAGGCAGCTCGCCGCCTCGGGTATCAGTCCCTCTCCACCGTCAGCAAGATCGAGAAGGGAGTGCAGGGACTCAAGATCCAGCAACTGCCGCACTTCTTCGAGGTTTACCAGATCGACGACCCGGCCCTGCGTGACGAATTGCGCAACCTTGTGCGCCGCGCCGGCGAGGCCGACTGGTGGCAGCGGTACGAGGGCGTTGTCGACGACCCGCTCGGCGACTACCTCTCCCTGGTGGAGAGCGCCAGCAGCCTGTTCGTCTTCAACCCCGTCGCCATCCACGGTCTGCTGCAGACGCCCGAGTACGCCCGGGCCGTGACCGAGGGCAGCCGTGCCTGGAAGACCCCGGAGGACATCGACCGCTTCGTGGCCATGCGCCAGGAGCACCAGAAGAACATGCTGGAGCGCGACCCAGTGCTGAAGATCTGGGCGGTCCTTCCCGAAGGGCTCCTGCGTCAGGAAGTCGGCGGCAAGGCCGTCATGCGAGCCCAGATCGAGCACCTGATCGGGCTTGCCCGGACGGACCCGAACATAACCATCCAGGTCCTGCCGTACCGGGCTGGCGCACATGCCGGGATGGACGGGCACTTCATGCTCATGTCCTTCCCGACGGGCCGGGATCTCGTGTGTATCGAGTCCATCCGGGCCCTGCTCCACCTCAACGAGCCGGAGACGGCGGAGGTGTACCGCACCACCAGCGACCTGCTCAAGTCCGACGCCCTCTCCCAGAAGGCGTCCGTTCCACTCCTCACCATCATCGCCAAGGATCTTGCATGA
- a CDS encoding phosphotransferase family protein — MTTATLDHTALRRLLPGAGPLSARPLPQGRFNTCWHLADSDRAYLLKLNDREGEAHLRQMAAAMSDARAGGVAVPQVLRVGADPDLGPFLLQEWLDGRTFAEARQDNAIRADLWPRLGHQIALLHSIQPLRPLVATPASRARHLSDLLDVLRRHRLIPTALAEEARKRGLALAETLGHHECVNTHQDIHPDNILIRPGGKIALLDFDHATTAEYASDFVKLDRWCLPSTHDRRQMLDAYWQQRGEVADPLFEHRLAFHRLVITLSYFLYWHGRDPTQVPGCTAALRTELERT, encoded by the coding sequence ATGACCACAGCCACGCTCGACCACACGGCCCTCAGGCGTCTCCTGCCCGGCGCCGGACCCCTCAGCGCCCGGCCCTTGCCTCAGGGCCGCTTCAACACCTGCTGGCACCTTGCCGACTCCGACCGCGCCTATCTCCTCAAGCTCAACGACCGTGAGGGCGAGGCTCATCTGCGTCAGATGGCCGCGGCCATGAGCGACGCGAGGGCGGGCGGCGTCGCGGTCCCGCAGGTCCTGCGTGTGGGCGCCGACCCTGACCTTGGCCCCTTCCTGCTCCAGGAATGGCTGGATGGCCGCACCTTCGCCGAAGCCCGCCAGGACAACGCCATCAGGGCGGACCTGTGGCCGCGACTCGGGCACCAGATCGCCCTGCTGCACTCCATCCAGCCGCTACGTCCCCTCGTGGCGACGCCGGCCTCCCGTGCCCGCCATCTTTCCGACCTCCTGGACGTCCTGCGCCGACACCGGCTGATTCCTACCGCGCTCGCCGAGGAAGCCCGCAAGCGCGGCCTGGCTCTGGCCGAAACGCTCGGCCACCACGAGTGCGTGAATACCCATCAGGACATCCACCCGGATAACATCCTCATCCGTCCCGGCGGCAAGATCGCCCTGCTCGACTTCGACCACGCCACCACAGCGGAATACGCCAGCGACTTCGTCAAACTCGACCGCTGGTGCCTGCCCTCCACCCACGACCGGCGACAGATGCTGGACGCCTACTGGCAGCAACGCGGGGAAGTGGCCGACCCGTTGTTCGAGCATCGCCTCGCCTTCCACCGCCTTGTCATCACCCTGTCGTACTTCCTGTACTGGCACGGCCGTGACCCCACCCAGGTCCCTGGGTGCACCGCGGCCCTGCGAACCGAACTGGAGCGAACATGA
- a CDS encoding pyridoxal phosphate-dependent decarboxylase family protein: MGDLDIGWAVPTAFPETGLSRALIDEHLEQARGEIPAWDDPEQTRLGFAMAAPHPEAVRVLGDWSALNTNNVGTHTRFGEGKAGTRRLEKEALAALAGLYRGGALDGHLTGGASEATLAALRIARNLLRADGHQVRVITSDLCHASVGKAAEILDLDLVRLPAGPAWTLTREQVRNAAQEAITAGITGIIVVATAGYYNSGFADPVDEIAADLRDLAFQHPGQAGCFLHVDAAHGGFVLPFTAPDLPFDFRSPGVHSMAVDPHKAGLMPYACGALLVRKGLLEHVTRIDPHTRIPDETVLGSRPGATAAALWATLHTLGRSGYTALTTRCLEHRDQLTAAVRAADPDALLMPAPHAPVLSAAFSHPGGRLPTDLCDRYRLVPLSLPDPHGGGTRLFYHFYASASLTDAQITAFAGHLAEATARARSTASDGSGSRSGRSITSEVVADTRTHTDCFRHFVVHPEGRRDPQVPGYSFHTFAHRRATGEQMQDIRWGEARAGGDLWIYAPDLKNPFANELMGVRTEGYFLEVLDLHQQQLSLVGAIHATMLLPGSLRVLLNFEADGTFRSAEYKALGETGADELQIFPDAITAKIGKDAAGFLRPHSDDYSFSIDTSAEIRVRRTDGAAAPVVQMARHNADVLLPRRRHLRREQFRRFPNRFFDTELDIEAGRTWTGTAYLAELLAPTSIGTVLAARSATAGLCAVDGRVSDSGLHLALTALSEPRTDAVELAAPWDLGRHLHGALPRLDVRDPDQLGVEQVIDFAENVHAVFMRDGLPAGLIIAGAGR, encoded by the coding sequence ATGGGTGATCTGGACATCGGCTGGGCCGTGCCCACCGCGTTCCCCGAAACCGGCTTGAGTCGCGCGTTGATCGACGAGCACCTCGAACAGGCCCGGGGCGAGATACCGGCGTGGGACGACCCCGAGCAGACCCGGCTCGGCTTCGCGATGGCCGCCCCGCATCCGGAGGCGGTACGTGTCCTGGGCGACTGGTCCGCGCTCAACACCAACAACGTCGGCACCCACACCCGCTTCGGGGAGGGGAAGGCGGGCACCCGGCGGCTGGAGAAGGAAGCCCTGGCCGCCCTCGCCGGCCTCTATCGCGGCGGCGCCCTCGACGGACACCTCACCGGCGGCGCCAGCGAAGCGACCCTTGCCGCCCTGCGGATCGCCCGCAACCTGCTGCGCGCCGACGGCCACCAGGTCCGTGTGATCACCTCCGACCTGTGCCACGCCTCGGTCGGCAAGGCCGCCGAGATCCTCGACCTCGACCTGGTCCGCCTGCCTGCCGGGCCCGCCTGGACCCTGACCCGCGAGCAGGTCCGCAACGCCGCGCAGGAGGCGATAACGGCCGGGATCACCGGCATCATCGTGGTGGCCACCGCCGGCTACTACAACAGCGGCTTCGCCGACCCCGTCGACGAGATCGCCGCCGACCTGCGCGACCTCGCCTTCCAACACCCCGGACAGGCGGGATGCTTCCTGCACGTCGATGCCGCCCACGGCGGATTCGTCTTACCCTTCACCGCCCCCGATCTTCCCTTCGACTTCCGCAGCCCTGGCGTGCACTCCATGGCCGTCGATCCCCACAAGGCCGGTCTCATGCCGTACGCGTGCGGAGCGCTGCTCGTGCGCAAGGGACTGCTCGAACACGTCACCCGCATCGACCCGCACACGCGGATCCCCGACGAGACCGTGCTGGGCTCCCGCCCCGGTGCCACCGCAGCAGCCCTGTGGGCCACGCTGCACACGCTGGGCCGTTCCGGCTACACCGCCCTGACCACCCGCTGCCTCGAACACCGCGACCAGCTCACCGCCGCCGTACGGGCCGCCGACCCCGACGCCCTGCTGATGCCCGCCCCGCACGCGCCCGTTCTCTCCGCCGCCTTCAGCCACCCCGGCGGACGGCTGCCGACGGACTTGTGCGACCGCTACCGGCTCGTCCCCCTCAGCCTCCCTGACCCGCACGGCGGCGGGACCCGCCTCTTCTACCACTTCTACGCCTCCGCCTCCCTGACCGATGCCCAGATCACCGCGTTCGCCGGGCACCTGGCCGAGGCCACCGCCCGAGCCCGCTCGACGGCTTCCGACGGCAGCGGCAGCCGCAGCGGGCGGAGCATCACCTCCGAGGTGGTCGCGGACACCCGCACCCACACCGACTGCTTCCGTCACTTCGTCGTCCACCCCGAAGGACGTCGTGACCCGCAGGTGCCGGGCTACTCCTTCCACACCTTCGCCCACCGGCGCGCCACCGGCGAGCAGATGCAGGACATCCGCTGGGGTGAAGCTCGGGCCGGCGGCGACCTGTGGATCTACGCTCCCGACCTGAAGAATCCCTTCGCCAATGAGCTGATGGGCGTACGCACCGAGGGCTACTTCCTCGAAGTCCTTGACCTGCACCAGCAGCAGTTGTCCCTGGTCGGCGCGATCCACGCGACGATGCTGCTGCCGGGTTCCCTGCGTGTCCTGCTGAACTTCGAGGCGGACGGCACCTTCCGCTCCGCCGAGTACAAGGCCCTGGGCGAGACCGGAGCCGACGAGCTGCAGATCTTCCCCGATGCCATCACCGCCAAGATCGGCAAGGACGCGGCGGGATTCCTCCGTCCCCACAGCGACGACTACTCCTTCTCCATCGACACCTCGGCCGAGATCAGGGTGCGCCGCACCGACGGCGCTGCCGCACCCGTCGTCCAGATGGCCCGTCACAACGCCGATGTGCTGCTGCCGCGCCGCCGGCACCTTCGGCGCGAGCAGTTCCGGCGCTTCCCGAACCGGTTCTTCGACACTGAGCTGGACATCGAGGCCGGCCGGACCTGGACCGGCACCGCCTACCTGGCGGAACTCCTCGCCCCCACCAGCATCGGCACCGTACTGGCGGCACGCTCCGCGACCGCGGGACTGTGCGCCGTAGACGGCAGGGTCAGCGACAGCGGCCTGCACCTGGCGCTCACCGCGCTGTCCGAGCCCCGGACCGATGCCGTCGAACTCGCCGCACCTTGGGACCTCGGCCGTCATCTGCACGGTGCTCTGCCCCGCCTGGACGTTCGCGACCCGGACCAGCTTGGCGTCGAGCAGGTCATCGACTTCGCCGAGAACGTCCATGCGGTGTTCATGCGCGACGGACTGCCCGCTGGCCTCATCATCGCGGGAGCCGGACGATGA
- a CDS encoding NUDIX hydrolase, translating into MTANDTATTAVPAPAPVTGPGVQVVAALLRRDDHIVLVQEQRDGKEMWSVPGGGVERGELLTEALVREVKEETGLNLRAVGPLAYLVNTTTDRYPSTVVLTFDCTEWDGEIAVHDPEDKVTGAVLLPLTEAKAVLASSTATRPEIEPLLDYLDSLSAGRVWSYRDDLPIE; encoded by the coding sequence ATGACCGCCAACGACACCGCCACCACTGCCGTCCCGGCTCCCGCACCGGTCACCGGGCCCGGTGTCCAGGTCGTCGCCGCACTGCTGCGCCGCGACGACCACATCGTCCTCGTCCAGGAACAGCGTGACGGAAAGGAGATGTGGTCCGTCCCCGGCGGCGGCGTCGAGCGCGGTGAACTCCTCACCGAGGCCCTGGTCCGCGAGGTCAAGGAAGAGACCGGCCTGAACCTGAGGGCGGTGGGCCCGCTGGCCTACCTGGTCAACACCACGACCGACCGGTACCCCTCCACCGTGGTGTTGACCTTCGACTGCACCGAGTGGGACGGCGAGATCGCGGTGCACGACCCGGAAGACAAAGTGACCGGCGCGGTCCTGCTGCCGCTGACCGAGGCCAAGGCCGTCCTGGCCTCGTCGACCGCGACCCGGCCCGAGATCGAACCCCTGCTGGACTACCTCGACAGCCTCAGCGCCGGCCGCGTGTGGTCCTACCGGGACGACCTGCCCATCGAATGA
- a CDS encoding ATP-binding protein codes for MVISPVRQHHMVLPEVSPDAMEPVREIVRILLRMWHKSDLSFVAELGVTELLTNVWKHTPGDCELLIREMPDGVLVGVTDFDDALPAVKEPVDDAECGRGLFLLAALTEELQTEPLLTGKQVWFRLGRPFVGGEEEANHG; via the coding sequence ATGGTGATCAGCCCGGTCCGGCAGCACCACATGGTGTTGCCGGAGGTCAGCCCGGATGCGATGGAGCCCGTGCGCGAGATCGTGCGGATCCTGCTGCGGATGTGGCACAAGAGCGATCTGAGCTTTGTGGCCGAGCTCGGCGTCACCGAGCTGCTGACGAATGTCTGGAAACACACTCCGGGCGACTGCGAGCTCCTGATCCGTGAGATGCCGGACGGCGTCCTGGTCGGCGTCACGGACTTCGACGATGCGCTCCCCGCGGTGAAAGAGCCGGTGGACGACGCCGAGTGCGGCCGGGGCCTTTTCCTGCTGGCCGCGCTCACCGAGGAGCTGCAGACGGAGCCCCTGCTCACCGGGAAGCAGGTGTGGTTTCGCCTCGGACGCCCTTTCGTCGGCGGCGAGGAAGAAGCGAACCATGGCTGA